The Aspergillus flavus chromosome 2, complete sequence region ATCCTCAGACTATAGGAGAGGCCATCGAACGCCCCGGCTCCGCCTGTTCTGATTCTTCAGTTTCATCAATTGAAACATTTGCCTCCCGGCGCTCAGTGGGTGGAAGCTGTACGAGCATGGAAAGCGATAGCTTCGATCCATTTTTCCTTGAAATTCAACCAAAACACGTGGAATCAACTCCAGTGCCTAAGTGCCGGCGGAACAAAGCCCCGACTCGAGAACGGTGGACAAGGGATATGGACAATCACTTATGGAATACGTATCAGATTTACCTCCAGGATCCTACAATCACCCCCTTCAAAATGACACCGGGAAGCATTCCGCCATTGGGGGTCACTCACCGAGTAGCGCgagaggcaaagaagacATGGGAAAGAATGCGTTGCAGATTTACAAAACAGCTCCCTTCCGCATCGCAACAATTTGCGAGCGGTAACTCAACACCAACTCCAAAGACTGACACCCCAAAGAATGTATGGCCCAGATCGGAGGCGTCGACCAGGAGGagattaaaatatttgtGCAAGAGGAAATTCTGTATCGCGCCTCATTACCAAAGACTGATGATGTCCCGAAGCCCGACACCTGCCTTGGACATGATTTCTCACTCGTCGCGAGAATCGTCTCAAGCAGAGGTCCCCACAAGTAGCTCGGCAGTTTACGCCACACGCGATCTGGGCATATCTCTTGTCTCTAGCTCAGTTCCTGGGCCCCTAACACAGTTGGCAATGGAGGAACCACCGAGTAATAACAGTGGCGAATGGTTCAGTCAGCCCGTACCGTGTAACGCTCCCCATGGCGCGGTCGACCCATTTGCAAATAGACCGTTTAGCTTTGATGAGCGGGAGATGGCACCACGACTGGGCTCTCCGTTTACCTATCACACGTGGGGTCCCAATAACTCGAGGAAACGAGCCCAACGCCATACGCCTAGAGCTCGAAGAGAAACAATTCATGTTACAGGCTCTCGGTTGCGGTCACCTCCCCGTATGGACTTGTTCACGAACGCGGACAACCGTAATATCGCTCGCGATTCAATGGCAACCGCGGAATCACCGAGCGATGAAGAAACACGACAAAACTTAGAGGAGCTTTTCCGACAAGGAAAACTCAATGACATTGGCCAGCGTCGCGTACGAATTCGAAACCGTGGAGCCACGATGAGTTCAGTTAATTCTGGAGGCCTTGATCAGCTCTTTTCCCCgccgtcgtcatcatctagAAATGATGAGAGCCAACGCGAGGAGAAGCCCGCTCCTCACCTGCGGAACCTTAGCGGGGAGGCCATCAAACGACTTGGCTCACCTTTCAAGATCGACCCACCTAGACGAGCTGGCGATTCGCCGGCCAGATTTATCAGGCATGCACCGTCCCGTTCGGAGCCATTTGCACGTGGACTTCTGTCTCAGGCAAGAAAGACAACTCAGGTTGGTGGACAGGGAACGTCGAATACTCTGCCATACGATCCAACTGAACCTGGTCTATCGGATGCAGAGCGGATCCGGAGACAGATTTTGAACATGTCTTACTCAAGGCAATAAGCCTGGTATTACTTTGCCCCAGCGCATTTGGCTGTTTAAGAGCCTGTCTTGATGAATCTGTCCTGATTATCGTCAACTTCGAATTACTCCCTGACTAATGACCTGGACGATCTACAGCAACTTGGCTTTCGGAGGCCAAGCGAAATAATGACAGAAATGGCATTAACGATTAATGATATTGAAAGACAAAaatgaaacaaaaaaaaagaacaacatTCTCCTGCTCTTACAATCTAAGACAAACAACGACACaaaatgataaaaaaaatccaaaaagaaccaaaagcCATGACATTTTCGAGTTTACCTTTGATATCTGGGCTATCCCTGGTCCGGTGCAAGCCCTATGCTACTTTGATGTCGGACTGCATGACAATTGCAATGTGTTCAAAATAGCTTCGTTATATTTCAAAGCTGGACACAGATGTGCGAGTCAACTTTAGCCGACTATTCAACCGAATCGACAGAACTTCAGTTTTCCTTTCCGTTTTCTCTTAAATTCTAACATCGACtactctcttttctctctttacTATCTCTCAGCATCATCGGATCTCGAACGACCCAATGTACGACCACCTTGGATAGCATGCATGCTCTATGCTACATGGACAATTTTCTCCGGTCTCGTTTCATTGGGGTTCCACCGAACTTGCACTCATACATTCTCtaaatttccttttctccaaaCCGACCAATTCACTCTCTTCAACACACCAGATACATCGACAGAATACAGACTATATCAACCgaaaaccaaaaaagaaataaaaaacacCACCCACCCAAGTCTATCTTTGAACCGTCATCATCTTTCCCATTTCCTCTATATCCCATTGGAAACCCCTCCACCAACATTTGCTAAAGTCATCACGCCGTTTGTTTTGTCTTATGATGAGCAGTGTTGCATCTTTTCTCAGCATGCGtgatgattggaatggaGAGACGCCGATATTGATTGAAACGACATAGACGAAACGACCATGATGCTGCTGAGTGACGAAAGCGTTTTTACGGCCTTGTGCAGCGTTCAGTTCAGTCCCAGTCTGATTGATTTACACTAAACTGTTTTTCAGTtgaaatttcttttcttttttctcttttcttttttttcatttttcttttctttacatTCTCATTCATCTTCCATCATTGATTGCATTTCAACCATTCAACTCAGACCGACCAACCTATATTACTTACTCATATATCCCGAGAAAATCTGAAATCAATTTAAACGAAGCCAATCTCTTGATTACTTTTCTCTCGCCCATCTTTGAAAGAATCGCATTACCTTGCATTCACCTTTAGCCTCTCCTCTTGCTCCAATTTCAGTTTCAGTTTCATTTCCATTTTCATTCAACTCTCTTGCATCTTGCATTCTTTAGATGAACCGAACCGAACCAGACGTTTTGATATGATGACATGAGGGATGAGCCGATGTCTTGAAGTACCTGAGCGTTTGATATTTGAAATGAGATCATTCTTTTacagtcttctttcccttggcattgttgctttttctaaattattgTAACTTGGTAGATGTTTTGTAATGTTTCTCATATCTCGTATCTTGTACTAAAGAGAAGTTGAGTCAGTGACCCAGGTGAGTTAGGGTTAGTGGTTTCCTGAGATCTCACTAGCAAATTGTAATTCCCGCCCGACGAGGTAGAAAGCCCATGTTCCAACAAATTACGAGGATTAAAATGGCTTTTTGAGAGGTCCTTTCAATACAGCCCTGAAAGTGTGATAGTGTATTACTGAGAAACTAAAGGAGTGGAAAGCCGCCATCGTGATGCTTCCACGTGCCGATGTCCGCTCTTCTGTTTTGGTTAGACCCAGTATTTCCCTCCCTACAAGATTTAAAGTGGCTACTGGTCTATCACTAGATTCACAAATCAATGATCATTTTGAAGTCTATCAACATGAAAATCagctcttgatcttcaatcCAATGATCCCGATTAAATGAGGACGATACTCTGTCTCTCCAGTGCCTGAAAATGAGACATTCCCAGCTCCCAGATATGTCCTACCCGTCGGTATGTGTGTTCCTGCCCCTGGACGGGGACTAGGGCCAGACCAATACCGCCCCTAACATCACTGGTGAAAAGAGGGATACACCACACCACTTGCAGTGATTCGCTCTCGGCCTTGACGTCAAAGATCATTCGCCCGTACTACTTACCTCCAGTGTCGTGGGGTCCGCGAAGGTAATAATCCGAGGAAGCTGAGTGGTAATCAAGAACCGCTGTCAGTACTGGGGCAGTTATATGCAATTCTGCCGTTGCGATCTGGCCAAAGGGGTCTTGAGTCAAATGCGTGATCCTCCAGCCGTCAATAACGGCAGCAGTCTCGTCGGATATATCCCGAGATAGCGTCTTGGCCTCTTCAAAATTGATCGTCCCTATCACCGACGCCCAGGACCAACTGGGAGCAACGTACGTGGCATGTCGGGAGGCTGAGGAGTCGGCATTCGGGTCTTCGCCGGGCTCCCATGCGATGCTCCTTCGCAAGTCAGCGGCCCACATGCCCGCCACATAGTCGCAGTGGATATATCCATGCACGATGCGAGCGAGGCCACTGAGGGCGGGGAACGTGTCCTCGTATTTTGTCAGACTGCGAGACGCGTAATCCCGGACGGTGTTTAACCACGAGGTGTAGACCTCATGAGCATCCAGTGCCTGGATGCGGTCGAGTATTCAGAGGTTATATCCGGAGTAGCCCTCGGAAAGCTCACTGGAGATATCCCTCTCAGGCCAGCCTTCCGATGCTTTGAATGCGCGACACTCCCAGAGAACTTGCGACGGAGTGTAGTGTAATACTCGTGGCGACAGTTCCCGCTCCTGCAGGCACCAGCCGCGACTTTGTAACGGACCTTGCCCGAGCAGACCGACCCATGATGGTTGGGTTTTCACTGCACGAACCATCTTGGACGACTGGCCGTCCTGCGAGCTACAACGAAATTCGACCGAGTCATTCTGTATGTCCCCCGAACGGAAAAGCCCCTCTAAGCTGGTTTGGCCCGCTTGGGCCGAGATTGTACAGTAGGAATTTTGATACACATCGCTCATCAGGGCTGCTTCTCGATTCCAGTCCTCTTTTGAATCCTGGAGAATGCAGAGCGAATCAACCCAAAGATAGTTGATCTTGAGCTGATGTGTCACTTCCATCGCATGCACAAAGTTGCGCGGCAACGTATCAAGAGTCAATTCCTTAAGCCGTGGGATAAAGTTATCCGATGTTGTAGACGCCGCAGCGGTGATTTGCCCATCCCACCGATGGCTTAAGGCTATATACGGGATGGATTGGTCGCGATGAATGCTATTGCTTTCAACGAGTTTCACGACTTTCCCGCGCCCCCAGTCCGTCAGGTCAATCAGCCTGGTAGGCAAGAAACGACCATTGGAGCCTACGGTACATGCGTGATGGTCCTTGATGCATTGTTGGAGCCAGGTCACAATTTGCTGGTACGTCTCGGCAGACTGGGTATTGCCTGGGAGTGCTTTGACCTTTCCTGCGCGTCATCAGTCAACATTAGAGCATGATGTAGGAACCAAAGTTGATGTTTACCGTCAAAAGGTTCTACACAGGCTTGGAAGTCTGCGCGTTCACTTCGCGGTCTTTCAATATCTTTGGGATATGGTTCGTCTATCTGACTTAACATCTTGGCCACGTCGTCGGTGGACCTCCTGCCGTAGAATAAACGGACTTTGCTGGGTTGAGGAATCGATATTATGTTGATGCCCAACCGTTTCCAgaaaaagaggcaaaaaggGCACCCACCTCGAGCACTTTTTTCGAGGGATACCAGCGATGGGTGGAAACAGAAGGCATTGGAATGATAGCGTCGTAACCACCTTGGACTAGTGAATACCTCTAGGGGTAATCCTGAACAGGTTGAACATAGTCCCCTTTTGGCTATAGTGGACACGTCAAGTATCTCTGTTTTGTTCCCGTCGGAAGGCTCTAGAGCCTCCCTCATGTTGAGCAATTGCAGTATTTCGACGCTGCCACCTTTCTCGGCCGATCTGCGCACTGTTTTCCCAGAGTAGGACACCGCGCGAAAGTTCGCTCGCGCATCCAATAGCATACGTGCCATGATTACATCTCCATTTCGACACGCGAGATGCAAAGGCGATTTGACTCTCGCTGGGGCAGCGTTTACGTCGGCCCCATACTCAAGAAGCAAGCGGGCGGCTTCCACGTGGCCACCAGCCACGGCTCTTTGCAAAGCGGTTCCGGAGTATGGAGAATGTCGGGAGGAATCCATCTCCGCTCCAGCATCAAGaagtattttaataatccCAGTGTGTCATTTGAACGCAGTACGAGGGACCAGGTCTGAGTTGTCTAGATCCAATATCGGTGCTCCAGCTTCCAATAAACGGCGAACAATGTGTTCGTAGCCCTCGAAGGCGGCTGCATGCAACGCCAGGGTTAAGGGGTCACAGAGATACTTCTGCTCTTGTTCTCCCGCTCTATCCATCTTCCGAAGAAGGGTCTCCGCCACGCTAAGATGTCCACCTTTGATCGCTAACTCCAGTGCGGGTGCGTCTCGCCCATTCTGGTGTGCCGACCTTTCCATTACTGCCCCTGCATCAAGAAGCATGTTCACCATCTCTATGCTACCTATCTCGGCTGCTTTCTGGAGAGCAGTGCGACCCCATTTTTCAGCGGGAGCATTGATATTGGCACCCACGGCAATCAGATACCTCACCACTTCTGGGGAATTACTGGCGACCGCTGCTTGCAGTGCGGTCATGCCTCGAGGTAGCGCATTCACATCGGCACCTTTCCGTATAAGTGTGTCAACCACACTCAGATGCCCTCCGCGTGCTGCTTCCTGTAGAGCTGTGAGATGTCCTGCTCGGAAGCTGTTCTCGTACTCGTGACTTGCATCGATGTCGGCGCCGGCATCCACCAGTCGATTGAAAATTTCCAGATGACCCCCAAATGCTGCTGCATGGAGGGCATTGTCATCATTTGGCCCTGCCCCTGCTTGCAAAAGGGTATCCACTACGTCGGGAAAGCCCCCGGCCGAGGCTCGCTTTAGTGCCGAAGAATGAGAGTTTTGGGGAGTCACAGTAGCACCGTGTCCCAGGAGATATCGCACACACGGCAAATGACCTCCCTGGGCTGCAGACTCTAGGGCGGTCATATATGGGCGGTAATTTGGTCTGGCATTGACTTGACCCCCACTTGCCGATAACAACTGAAGAAGCTTCAAGTTCCCACACCCAGCTGCCTCACAAGGCCTCGTTCTTGGCGCTCAACGATCGCGAGATGAAATCCCGCTCTGGAATCATTCGCGCTACCTCTTCATGGATTCCATCTCGTACTGCCCGCTCTAGTCGTTCCGGGGTATATATATGGCGGGAGAGCCTATCCTTTTCCGCGTCCAGTAGATAGTGGACCACGAGGTTGTGTCCTTTACGAGCCGCTATTCGGACTGCGGAGTAGCTGTTCTCTGAGCGATCACTCTGCATATGAATCTCGGCACCAGCCTCCACCAGGCGCTGTACTGCGAACAAATCGCCCTGCTTGGCCGCCTCTGTGAGTGACCAGGTGTGGTACAGATTAAATTGATCCCATAACGTCTTGAATTCTAGCTGGACCGCCTCCTGCAGTTGCCGTTGCGTAGTATTAGAATCTCTGGCGAGGTCCAAGGCGCTGCGTTCAGtatcatcaacaaccagCAGCCATTTCGTGTCACCGTGCTCGTCTTCTTCTAGTTCTATGTTCCTGTGCGATATCATCCACGAGTAGATATTCCCGGTCGCAGGCATGGAGATCTATCTGTGGCTTTCACAAGGCAGGGTGACTGACTCTGAAGGTTCACTATTCAAATTGGACTGACGGTGAAGAAGCCCTGGAAGCCGAGAAACCACACAAGGCTGAGTTAGTGGATTCCACGTCAGCAATTAAACACCGTCTAAAAAAGAAGTGATCTACCGGGGCGCAATCTAGAAGTTCTTACTTTGTTACGTGGATACATTTCCAACTGCACTTTCCAATCATTATGATGGTGCTGTTCCTGTCTTCTCGGCATACTATGAAGGGGTGAGGGGCATCCTTCTGGCAGGATGATAGACGATTGTATACCCCCGCGCTAGAACGTTCCTTCCATCCACTCACTCGTGACTAATGCCAGTCGGTATATTCCTGAGTAGCTATATCGGGGAGGTTAGGATATTATCCGTGTCATCAACCTAATCCTCTAAGTACATTCTAACCTTTAAGCCTATAATCtgtagaaaagaaaagggaaaggaaatatatagTCCTACGAAGTATAGACTAGTTGGCTACAAGTGACTTTATGCAATGGTAGCAAGGCGAGGGACTGACTAATCAAGTAAGTTTGAATACCGATTAATCGTAAGTGTCAATCTGCAACATAAATGCTATAATGAATATTAAAAAGGTATGCAGCCATGACTAGAAAGAGGGTTAAGTAcaaggcaagaaaagaacatcgaCCAAAACGCCAACGCTGGAGTGAAAACAAGGGGGTATAGAGGATCATGAAGCAATCGTCAGGTTGTAGATACAAAGCGCGAGAGACAGACAAGCCAAGCGGAGGCAGATCATGATCTTTctagctttttctttctctcgtTAAAGATAGCCTCAAGCTTTCGGAGCTGGAGACCCAGGCCTTTCTTCTCCGCGTTGGCGAGTAGCCATGCTTCCATTTTTTCTCGGACGTATCTCATGGAGTTGACAACGGGGAGGATGGGCGAGGTGGGTGTGTTCTCATCGAACAGCATTGCAGCGGGGTTGTTGTTTCCTTCCAGCTCCATCTGAACCCATCGCTCTGAACTAGGGttgaggagaagatcaaagaCATCGTTCCAGATCTCCCGCTCCCAGTACCGTTTTAAAGATTCTCGGATTCGGTACGTTCGAGGCCCATTGGGAGGTGCACCTTCACTTTGGCGAACAGGGGATGACTCGATGTACTTTCCGAAGAGCATGACGTGGACAGTGCCTGCAAGTCCGTAGAGGTCGATTTGGTGAGTCCATGGCCGCATCTCCTGAATCTCGTTACATTCATGTTTTTTGGCCTCCCAGTCGGCAACAAATTGAACGGATGGCTGGAAAGCGTGCATGTCTATGCCACGACCAAAATCGATAAGTGAAAGGCCTTTGTTGCGCCAGCCGTATGACCCCCGAGGGGAGTAATGCACTTCGCGTGGGTCGTAAGCGTTCTCATCTCCAAGATCGATGAGTGACGGAGGTTCTGCTTTCTCCTCGAGGCGCACAAGGCAATTATCGGCTTTGATGTCGCCATGGAGTATACCACATGAGTGAAGTGCTTCCACAGTACGGAATAACTCCACGGTAAAGAACATAGCAAGGACCTCATCTAGGCCTCCTTCGCCGTGGCCGCCACCTATGACTTGCTCATTTCGGACAAGGTTGACAAGATCCAGCAAGGTTCCTTGGCTGCGATAATCCTCGACAAGAatgctttcccttttgtACACATGCAGCTCGTGAGCATCGATTATACTGTCCACCGCGCGCGACAAACCTGGTCGTTGGTTCAGGCGGTCATGTGCAGTCCGGATCATGTAAAATTCCCATGGGCTTGGAGGACCGACTTCCATCTTGATAGCCTCAAAGCTATAGCGAGGCTTGCGCCGTGTTGATCTGTTACTGTAGGTAAGCTGCGAGCCTCCACTGTTGCTATCTTCAGATTCATCGTCAGAATCGGCGGGCAAGCTATCGATACTCTCCGCTAGGTATACTGGGGCAAATGCACCGGCTCCAAGCTCCCGCCGGATGATATAGCTTCTTTCTGCACCAGGAAGCTCAAGGATGGGCAATTCAAATGACGCTTCGTCACCGCTTCGGGAACGCTTTGGCTGAGCCTTCATGAACTTCTGAATGTCAGAAGCATAATGGGCATCTGTCTCCGTATGACCGTGATATCCAGCGTATGTCGCAAGTGGTGGGTCCAAGGCTGAGAGAATGGTGTTCCGGATTGTTTTGTCAGTAGGATTGCATTGTGCATCATGAATGATTGGTCCCTGTCGATATTTACGGCCGAAAGGGGAGGCTGATTTGACACTAGACAATGCCTTCTTTGCAGTCGGACTCAGCGCAACATCTTCGGGCAAGCCAATCGTAGTATCTCCTTGGCGAGGTGTTCCATCGATCAGTGGCGTTGACAGAAGATCTGCCATCTGAGGCTTGGACGGAGTCTTCGCATTGTACAGGTGGTTCCTGGCTGCTGTCAGGGATGCAAGGGAATACTCAGTTTGTTCTACGATAGGTGTCATGAAGGGCAAGCGATTCTGGGCAACTATCGCTGGGTCTCGGTATGGGCCGCATGGTGGGTTGTAATCGTCAGGCATTTCTGGGATAAATCTTTGTCGGTTTTGGTTGTCTTCAAAATCATCGCCGTCGATGCTGTCCCTCTCATCTGTGTGGTGTTGCGACACCGACTCGACGCCCAATGAGCGAAGGCCGGCCGTATCGTCGACTGCAGAGAATTGTGTCCATTCACCGTCCACAACACTTTCAGCTCGTGTGTTATCGTCAAATCCATCCCCAACAGTTTCATCAAAGGGCTTGTGAAATGTattctcatcatcaccaaaaTCGCTCGAAGCAGCCGATATGTGTCCAGTTACGGTGCTCTCCCCAGCGCTTGTgtagtcatcatcatcgaagTCGCTACTTTCGGCTGCCTCTGTTTCCGCCTTGAGTGGCTGGTTGAAGATACTATAGATCTCGTCCGTTGCGGCGCGAGTATGAATCGTCATTGTTGGCTCGGCTGTGCTCTTGCGACGAATCTTGCCTCCAGTCGGGGAGTCGAACTTCATTTTGACTGTGCAAACGATTAGTATTACCACGAAATGCAGGAATCGAGTTTATTCAAAGCAGTCTTACCCGTCTGCGTCTCCTGTTTAACTTCACGAAGCTTCAATTTCCGAGCTTTACCAGCTTTTGCTTCATGATGGGCATCTGATTCCGGAGCTTGCTGCTGCGCCGAAATATCTGCGTCCTTCATAGTCAACTTCTCATTAAACTCATCAGGTAGTGCTCTGGCTGGATCAATTGCAGCCGAGTTTTCATTGCCAGATATCTGCCTCAGAGGCTCTTTTTGTGGTCGCCATTTTTTGTCCATCCAACCACGGCGCATGGCTCGCAGCTCCTCAAAGCTGACTTCAACATTGGGGTTTGTATAATCAGGGTATACTGCATCAAGATTGACGAAAACACGCTCTCGTCTTCCCGTACGCGGGTTTACCGCTTCCCTTACGCGATGCTCTGGAACGTGCTTGGATTGCATTGATTCTTTCAAATGTGAATTTTGATTTGACTGCATACACATAATCGTAAACCAAACCGGGTTCATGCCACCAATTAGTCCTGTGATCGTAAATATATGGAAATCAAAGCAAAAGGTAGAAAATCGTTACTCACCTCATCCCTGAAAAtggtcatcttctccttcggaGCAGGCTTCTTTCCTGCCTTAAGAGTCTCTCCCGCCCATGGTTTCGCTTCCACCTTGTTCTCCTTCCGGCGGTCGCTCATTGACCCAATACTATCCCATCCCTTAGTCTGTCCAGAGACAGCAGGCTGGCTTGCCGAGTCAGCGTCAGAGAAAATGGCCATCTTCGGTTTACCGGACTTGGTCTTCGGTGCAGCAGCAGCTGGGGCTGCTCGTTGTGCCTGTGGATCCGGTGATGGGGCTGCTGCCGAAGCAAAGGGGTCCACCTTGGCAGCCAGTGCCGGTCGGACTGCGGGCAGTGCAGGGGATGACGGTCCATTATCTTGTGTTCGTTGTTCATAGCGTTGTTGGAATTCACGATACTTCCGAACTAGTCGCTCAACAGGCCGGGCCTCGCGGTCGACACCAAGCCTATACACTTCGTCCGCCTGCGTCCATCGTCCCGCGCCTTCGAGCCAGGAAGCGAATTCCTCATAGAATAGCGCGAGTCCTTCTCCGATCTGATGCCGTGCTAGGAATGCAAAAGTTTCTCTTGGTGAGTCGGAGAAAAGTCGGATGTAATGGACCCATAACCGAAGGTAGCGAGGATCGTTCTTATAGTGGGGAGACGTGAGGAAGGACTTCACTGCCCGTTCCAGTAATGGGAGGAGACCCGATTCAGGAGTTGCCTGTGAGGAAGGGTATGCATCCAATGTCCATTTCACATAACGATCGTAGATGTCAAGTGGGTCGTCTGATTCTCCTATTGCCTGCAATTCTGCTTCGTAATCTTGTCTGATGGCATCGTTGACGGTCCTCGTGTCgtttggtgatggtgaataTAGCTTGTCTTCTGTACCTCTTGGTGAAAATATACGGGCTAATTCCCTTGCTGAGCGGCCACCAGGTAAGGACTGGATGTTCTCTTTCTGGTTTTCGATGATATCGAAGTCAACGACTTCTTCTTGGGCCGCCATGGCGGCAAGATGTGCTGATTATATAGCGTCCAAACGCGAATTACAGAGTACTTAATCTGGAAATCAATTAATAAAGTCCGAAAATCACTAGGAAAAGGTCGCTGTCGAAGATTTGTCGGAGGGTCGTGGATGGTGATTGTCGTCTGGAATTGGCGGAGGGGATCGAGAAGGAACGGAGATTCTTTTTGTCGAGTTTATCGATAAACAGATTCCTCTGTTGTCCTGGTAACGAGTCACGTGGGAGTTATGCCATATGAGGCAATATTGGCTCTAGGAACCTTCCATAAGACAGTCTCGACCTTGTGGATACTTGGGGCATTCGGtgatatttaaataaaagcttGATGTTCTAATTCTCATTCGTACGCCGCTTCATCAATTAAACCTGTGTTGTACCTTGATACGTAGCTTGGTAAGCATTGTAACTATCACAAACCACAGGTACCTGACTCCCAATGGCCTTTGTACAAtcaagaaaatcaatatCACAATTTAGACACTTTGTACATCTCTGATATCCAAACCAAGATCATGGACACTACTTTAGTGCATTCAACAGGTCCTAGTGTAGCGACCGATTAAGGCCATTACTTATCAGTGCGGCTTGTGGCGGTCTCCCGTCACGCTACGCGCAAACCGCGTCATTAAAACCGGCAGAATAATCTCTCTTCCATTGACACCTCTATCAGGAAGGTCGACATATTCATCAGCTTCTTGACGCCAGGGGAATCAAAGGCTACTTGTATTATAGCACTTGCCCAAACAACGCTGC contains the following coding sequences:
- a CDS encoding ankyrin repeat protein translates to MTALESAAQGGHLPCVRYLLGHGATVTPQNSHSSALKRASAGGFPDVVDTLLQAGAGPNDDNALHAAAFGGHLEIFNRLVDAGADIDASHEYENSFRAGHLTALQEAARGGHLSVVDTLIRKGADVNALPRGMTALQAAVASNSPEVVRYLIAVGANINAPAEKWGRTALQKAAEIGSIEMVNMLLDAGAVMERSAHQNGRDAPALELAIKGGHLSVAETLLRKMDRAGEQEQKYLCDPLTLALHAAAFEGYEHIVRRLLEAGAPILDLDNSDLVPPEMDSSRHSPYSGTALQRAVAGGHVEAARLLLEYGADVNAAPARVKSPLHLACRNGDVIMARMLLDARANFRAVSYSGKTVRRSAEKGGSVEILQLLNMREALEPSDGNKTEILDVSTIAKRGLCSTCSGLPLEVFTSPRWLRRYHSNAFCFHPSLVSLEKSARGGCPFCLFFWKRLGINIISIPQPSKVRLFYGRRSTDDVAKMLSQIDEPYPKDIERPRSERADFQACVEPFDGKVKALPGNTQSAETYQQIVTWLQQCIKDHHACTVGSNGRFLPTRLIDLTDWGRGKVVKLVESNSIHRDQSIPSQDGQSSKMVRAVKTQPSWVGLLGQGPLQSRGWCLQERELSPRVLHYTPSQVLWECRAFKASEGWPERDISMINTLSHFQGCIERTSQKAILILVICWNMGFLPRRAGITIC
- a CDS encoding protein kinase BUB1-like protein, producing MAAQEEVVDFDIIENQKENIQSLPGGRSARELARIFSPRGTEDKLYSPSPNDTRTVNDAIRQDYEAELQAIGESDDPLDIYDRYVKWTLDAYPSSQATPESGLLPLLERAVKSFLTSPHYKNDPRYLRLWVHYIRLFSDSPRETFAFLARHQIGEGLALFYEEFASWLEGAGRWTQADEVYRLGVDREARPVERLVRKYREFQQRYEQRTQDNGPSSPALPAVRPALAAKVDPFASAAAPSPDPQAQRAAPAAAAPKTKSGKPKMAIFSDADSASQPAVSGQTKGWDSIGSMSDRRKENKVEAKPWAGETLKAGKKPAPKEKMTIFRDEVRLIGGMNPVWFTIMCMQSNQNSHLKESMQSKHVPEHRVREAVNPRTGRRERVFVNLDAVYPDYTNPNVEVSFEELRAMRRGWMDKKWRPQKEPLRQISGNENSAAIDPARALPDEFNEKLTMKDADISAQQQAPESDAHHEAKAGKARKLKLREVKQETQTVKMKFDSPTGGKIRRKSTAEPTMTIHTRAATDEIYSIFNQPLKAETEAAESSDFDDDDYTSAGESTVTGHISAASSDFGDDENTFHKPFDETVGDGFDDNTRAESVVDGEWTQFSAVDDTAGLRSLGVESVSQHHTDERDSIDGDDFEDNQNRQRFIPEMPDDYNPPCGPYRDPAIVAQNRLPFMTPIVEQTEYSLASLTAARNHLYNAKTPSKPQMADLLSTPLIDGTPRQGDTTIGLPEDVALSPTAKKALSSVKSASPFGRKYRQGPIIHDAQCNPTDKTIRNTILSALDPPLATYAGYHGHTETDAHYASDIQKFMKAQPKRSRSGDEASFELPILELPGAERSYIIRRELGAGAFAPVYLAESIDSLPADSDDESEDSNSGGSQLTYSNRSTRRKPRYSFEAIKMEVGPPSPWEFYMIRTAHDRLNQRPGLSRAVDSIIDAHELHVYKRESILVEDYRSQGTLLDLVNLVRNEQVIGGGHGEGGLDEVLAMFFTVELFRTVEALHSCGILHGDIKADNCLVRLEEKAEPPSLIDLGDENAYDPREVHYSPRGSYGWRNKGLSLIDFGRGIDMHAFQPSVQFVADWEAKKHECNEIQEMRPWTHQIDLYGLAGTVHVMLFGKYIESSPVRQSEGAPPNGPRTYRIRESLKRYWEREIWNDVFDLLLNPSSERWVQMELEGNNNPAAMLFDENTPTSPILPVVNSMRYVREKMEAWLLANAEKKGLGLQLRKLEAIFNERKKKLERS